From Variovorax sp. J2L1-78, the proteins below share one genomic window:
- a CDS encoding DNA internalization-related competence protein ComEC/Rec2: MAGAIVGAALQLQQAALWPAWRYGVMAGAASLVLYAMGRARRHGRGALAALLVVAALASAGLTGWRAAVHADDALDPSLEGHDLQVTGVIAQMPQHDDGGTRFRLDVESAQWAGSAGEPPPPRVPRRIALGWYAEGTGLWGRGAEEASVAPPPLRRPDALHAGERWRLTVRLKAPHGNLNPHGFDQELQMWEQGVQATGYVRTGARDAPPERLAATWQRPVERAREAVRDAVFERVTDRRLAGVIAALVTGDQGAIDRADWDVYRATGVAHLMAISGLHITMFAWLAALLVGALWRRSTRLMLRWPAQQAALVVGVALAGLYALFSGWGVPSQRTVWMLATIALLRIAGRRWPWPCVWLLACAVVVTVDPWALMQAGFWLSFVAVAALFATDAMAEAGQAMTWRHRLGRLAREQAVVTLALTPLTLLLFQQVSVVGLIANALAIPWVTLVVTPLAMLGVLLPWAWDAAAWAVQGLSWWLQWLAAWPFATVSMAAPPLWAAVGGVAGGVLLVMRLPWSMRVLGLPLLLPVLLWQAPRPPVGEFELLAADIGQGNAVLVRTASHSLLYDAGPRYSLESDAGHRVLVPLLRALGERLDTVVLSHRDSDHTGGAPAVLAMQPQAALLSSIEASHPLQALRPAQRCIAGQRWTWDGVDFEVLHPVAADYAVPSAKPNTVSCVLRIGNGRATALLAGDIERAQEVALVTRSADGALRADVLLVPHHGSKTSSSPPLLEAVQPRLALVQAGYRNRFGHPALPVREAYAARGTTLVDSPHCGAAQWSSRAPGAVRCARETQARYWHHRVP, from the coding sequence ATGGCCGGCGCGATCGTGGGCGCCGCCCTGCAACTGCAGCAGGCGGCCTTGTGGCCAGCCTGGCGCTATGGGGTGATGGCCGGTGCAGCGAGCCTGGTGCTGTACGCCATGGGGCGCGCCCGCCGCCACGGCCGAGGCGCGCTGGCCGCGTTGCTGGTGGTCGCGGCGCTCGCCAGTGCCGGCCTCACGGGATGGCGCGCGGCGGTCCATGCCGACGACGCGCTGGACCCGTCGCTCGAGGGTCACGACCTTCAGGTGACGGGCGTGATCGCCCAGATGCCGCAACACGACGACGGCGGCACGCGCTTCCGGCTCGATGTCGAGTCGGCGCAGTGGGCCGGGTCGGCCGGCGAGCCACCGCCGCCGCGCGTGCCGCGCCGCATCGCGCTGGGCTGGTATGCCGAAGGCACCGGCCTCTGGGGCCGCGGGGCGGAAGAGGCGTCGGTCGCGCCGCCGCCGCTTCGGCGCCCCGATGCACTGCACGCCGGCGAGCGCTGGCGGCTGACCGTCCGCCTCAAGGCGCCGCACGGCAACCTGAACCCGCATGGCTTTGATCAAGAACTGCAGATGTGGGAGCAGGGCGTGCAGGCGACCGGCTACGTGCGCACCGGCGCCCGCGATGCGCCGCCGGAACGCCTCGCCGCCACCTGGCAACGCCCGGTCGAGCGCGCCCGCGAAGCCGTGCGCGACGCGGTCTTCGAGCGCGTGACCGACCGGCGCCTGGCCGGTGTGATCGCCGCGCTGGTGACCGGCGACCAGGGCGCCATCGACCGCGCCGACTGGGACGTCTACCGCGCGACGGGCGTGGCCCACCTGATGGCGATCTCGGGTCTGCACATCACCATGTTCGCGTGGCTCGCGGCCTTGCTCGTCGGGGCGCTGTGGCGGCGCAGCACGCGCCTGATGCTGCGCTGGCCGGCGCAGCAGGCCGCCCTCGTCGTCGGCGTCGCACTGGCCGGGCTGTACGCGCTCTTCAGCGGTTGGGGCGTGCCCTCGCAGCGCACGGTGTGGATGCTGGCGACCATCGCCCTGCTGCGCATCGCCGGTCGGCGCTGGCCGTGGCCCTGCGTGTGGCTGCTGGCCTGCGCAGTGGTGGTGACGGTCGACCCGTGGGCCTTGATGCAGGCCGGCTTCTGGCTCAGCTTCGTGGCCGTGGCGGCGCTGTTCGCAACCGATGCCATGGCCGAGGCCGGCCAGGCGATGACCTGGCGACATCGCCTCGGCCGGCTGGCGCGCGAGCAGGCCGTCGTCACGCTGGCGCTCACGCCGCTCACGCTCCTGCTGTTCCAGCAGGTGTCGGTGGTCGGGCTGATCGCCAATGCGCTGGCCATCCCCTGGGTCACGCTGGTCGTCACGCCGCTGGCCATGCTCGGCGTGTTGCTGCCGTGGGCCTGGGATGCGGCGGCGTGGGCCGTGCAGGGCCTGTCGTGGTGGCTCCAGTGGCTCGCGGCGTGGCCGTTCGCGACCGTGTCGATGGCGGCGCCGCCGCTGTGGGCCGCCGTCGGCGGGGTGGCGGGCGGCGTGCTGCTGGTGATGCGACTGCCCTGGTCGATGCGCGTGCTGGGCCTGCCCCTGTTGTTGCCCGTGTTGCTGTGGCAGGCGCCACGCCCGCCCGTCGGCGAGTTCGAGCTGTTGGCCGCCGACATCGGCCAGGGCAATGCGGTGCTGGTGCGCACCGCCAGCCACAGCCTGCTGTACGACGCCGGCCCGCGCTACAGCCTGGAGAGTGATGCCGGCCACCGCGTGCTGGTGCCGCTGCTGCGCGCGCTGGGCGAGCGGCTCGACACCGTCGTGCTGAGCCACCGCGACAGCGACCACACCGGCGGCGCGCCGGCCGTGCTCGCCATGCAGCCGCAGGCCGCGCTGCTGAGTTCGATCGAGGCAAGTCATCCGCTGCAAGCGCTGCGGCCGGCGCAACGTTGCATCGCCGGCCAGCGCTGGACCTGGGACGGCGTCGACTTCGAAGTGCTGCACCCGGTCGCCGCCGACTACGCCGTTCCGTCGGCCAAGCCCAACACCGTCTCCTGCGTGCTGCGCATCGGCAACGGACGCGCCACCGCGCTGCTGGCCGGTGACATCGAGCGCGCGCAGGAGGTCGCACTGGTCACCCGAAGCGCCGACGGCGCCCTGCGCGCCGACGTGCTGCTGGTGCCGCACCACGGCAGCAAGACCTCGTCGAGCCCGCCGTTGCTCGAGGCGGTCCAGCCGCGGCTGGCGCTGGTGCAGGCGGGCTACCGCAACCGCTTCGGCCACCCGGCGCTGCCGGTGCGCGAGGCCTATGCCGCGCGCGGCACGACGCTCGTCGACAGCCCGCATTGCGGCGCGGCGCAGTGGTCGAGCCGCGCGCCTGGCGCGGTGCGCTGCGCGCGCGAGACCCAGGCGCGCTACTGGCACCACCGCGTGCCTTGA
- a CDS encoding transglutaminase family protein, with amino-acid sequence MSIHAALHHVTHYKYDRPVQLGPQVVRLRPAPHCRSNVISYSLRIEPEQHFINWQQDPFANYQARLVFPEKTREFKVTVDLVVEMAVYNPFDFFLEPQAENFPFKYTAEQADELAPYLVVEPATPLVQAYLDKIDRTEKRTIDFLVGINQQVQGDVDYLIRMEPGVQTPEETLTNGSGSCRDSGWLLVQLLRHMGLAARFVSGYLIQLTPDVKALDGPSGTTVDFTDLHAWCEVYLPGAGWIGLDATSGLLAGEGHIPLACTPTPSSAAPIEGVVDEAEVEFGHEMVVTRIHESPRVTKPYTDEQWAEVLALGDAVDKRLAAGDVRLTMGGEPTYVATSDRDAAEWNTDALGPTKRGYATELVQKLRAEYGNGGFLHFGQGKWYPGEQLPRWALSIFWRADGQTIWHNPELFADERVPTHYTSEDARRFTTVLAHRLGLTERYIQPGYEDTYYYLWRERRLPVNVDPFDSKLDDEMERVRLRRVFTQKLDAVIGYMLPIEPGNADRDAPALEGPGWKTGPWFLRDDRMYLIPGDSPMGYRLPLDSQPWASKGDYPYLVDRDPTAPLADLPNYADYRTRYAGLPTGPKDDLGAVPYAFGTPPQTPAALRMQGPGTATATSAATGPGAASADGTDPTTPRQPRRGESAHWITRTALCVEVRDPRRANGPAAEKVGSSSGVLYVFMPPLRRLEDYLDLVAAIEATSQQLGLQIVIEGYPPPRDPRLKMLAVTPDPGVIEVNIHPANNWKELVAHTEFLYDAAFETRLSAEKFMTDGRHTGTGGGNHFVMGGATPADSPFLRRPELLASLLLYWHNHPSLSYLFSGMFIGPTSQAPRVDEARNDQVYELEIALKEIAKNREIYGQNMPAWLVDRTLRNILVDVTGNTHRSEFCIDKLYSPDSSTGRLGLLELRAFEMPPHARMSIAQQLLLRAFIARFWDEPYQAPATRWGTELHDRFLLPTFVKMDFEDVISEMRQAGFPFDPNWFAPHLEFRFPLVGQVQAMGVELSLRNALEPWHVMGEEGSAGGTVRYVDSSLERIEVRVTGLNESRHVITVNGKVLPLQPTGTVGEFVAGVRYKAWNPPSALHPSIGAHAPLTFDIVDTWMKRSLGGCQYFVAHPGGRNYDTFPVNAYEAESRRMARFTRMGHTPGLMKVPPATIELAGSREFPFTLDLRR; translated from the coding sequence ATGTCCATTCACGCCGCACTCCACCACGTCACCCACTACAAGTACGACCGTCCGGTGCAGCTCGGCCCGCAGGTGGTCCGCCTGCGTCCGGCACCGCACTGCCGCAGCAACGTCATCTCCTATTCGCTGCGCATCGAGCCCGAACAGCACTTCATCAACTGGCAGCAGGACCCGTTCGCGAACTACCAGGCCCGCCTGGTCTTCCCCGAGAAGACGCGCGAATTCAAGGTCACGGTCGACCTCGTGGTCGAGATGGCGGTCTACAACCCCTTCGACTTCTTCCTCGAGCCGCAGGCCGAGAACTTCCCCTTCAAGTACACGGCCGAGCAGGCCGACGAGCTCGCGCCCTACCTGGTCGTGGAACCGGCCACGCCACTGGTCCAGGCCTACCTCGACAAGATCGACCGCACCGAGAAGCGCACCATCGACTTCCTGGTCGGCATCAACCAGCAGGTGCAGGGCGACGTCGACTACCTGATCCGCATGGAGCCCGGCGTGCAGACGCCGGAAGAAACGCTCACCAACGGCAGCGGCTCCTGCCGCGACTCGGGCTGGCTGCTGGTGCAGCTGCTGCGCCACATGGGCCTGGCCGCGCGCTTCGTCTCGGGCTACCTGATCCAGCTGACGCCCGACGTGAAGGCGCTCGACGGCCCGAGCGGCACGACGGTCGACTTCACCGACCTGCACGCCTGGTGCGAGGTCTACCTGCCCGGCGCCGGCTGGATCGGCCTCGATGCCACCTCCGGCCTGCTCGCCGGCGAAGGCCACATCCCGCTGGCCTGCACGCCCACGCCCTCGAGCGCCGCGCCGATCGAAGGCGTGGTCGACGAGGCCGAGGTCGAGTTCGGCCACGAGATGGTCGTCACGCGCATCCATGAATCGCCCCGCGTCACCAAGCCCTATACCGACGAGCAGTGGGCCGAAGTGCTGGCCCTGGGCGACGCCGTCGACAAGCGCCTGGCCGCCGGCGACGTGCGCCTGACGATGGGCGGCGAGCCGACCTACGTGGCCACCAGCGACCGCGACGCCGCCGAATGGAACACCGACGCGCTCGGCCCGACCAAGCGCGGCTACGCCACCGAGCTGGTGCAGAAGCTGCGCGCCGAATACGGCAACGGCGGCTTCCTGCACTTCGGCCAGGGCAAGTGGTACCCGGGCGAGCAATTGCCGCGCTGGGCGCTGTCGATCTTCTGGCGCGCCGACGGCCAGACCATCTGGCACAACCCGGAACTCTTCGCCGACGAGCGCGTGCCGACGCACTACACCAGCGAAGACGCGCGCCGCTTCACCACCGTGCTGGCGCACCGCCTCGGCCTGACCGAGCGCTACATCCAGCCCGGCTACGAAGACACCTACTACTACCTCTGGCGTGAGCGCCGCCTGCCGGTCAACGTCGACCCCTTCGACTCGAAGCTCGACGACGAGATGGAACGCGTGCGCCTGCGCCGCGTGTTCACGCAGAAGCTCGACGCCGTCATCGGCTACATGCTGCCGATCGAGCCGGGCAACGCCGACCGGGACGCACCGGCGCTCGAAGGCCCCGGCTGGAAGACCGGGCCCTGGTTCCTGCGCGACGACCGCATGTACCTGATCCCCGGCGACTCGCCCATGGGCTACCGCCTGCCGCTCGACTCGCAGCCCTGGGCCAGCAAGGGCGACTACCCCTACCTGGTCGACCGCGACCCGACCGCGCCGCTGGCCGACCTGCCGAACTACGCCGACTACCGCACGCGCTACGCCGGCCTGCCGACCGGCCCGAAGGACGACCTGGGTGCCGTGCCCTACGCCTTCGGCACGCCGCCGCAGACGCCGGCCGCCCTGCGCATGCAAGGCCCGGGTACCGCGACGGCGACCAGCGCCGCGACAGGCCCGGGCGCGGCTTCAGCGGACGGCACCGACCCCACCACCCCGCGCCAGCCGCGCCGCGGCGAGTCGGCCCACTGGATCACCCGCACCGCGCTGTGCGTCGAGGTGCGCGACCCGCGCCGCGCCAACGGGCCGGCGGCCGAGAAGGTCGGCAGCTCGTCGGGCGTGCTCTACGTCTTCATGCCGCCGCTGCGTCGCCTGGAGGACTACCTCGACCTGGTCGCCGCCATCGAGGCCACGTCGCAGCAGCTCGGCCTGCAGATCGTGATCGAGGGCTACCCGCCGCCGCGCGATCCGCGCCTGAAGATGCTGGCCGTCACGCCCGACCCGGGCGTGATCGAGGTCAACATCCACCCGGCCAACAACTGGAAGGAACTGGTCGCGCACACCGAGTTCCTGTACGACGCGGCCTTCGAAACCCGCCTGTCGGCCGAGAAGTTCATGACCGACGGCCGCCACACCGGCACCGGCGGCGGCAACCACTTCGTGATGGGCGGCGCCACGCCCGCCGACAGCCCCTTTCTGCGCCGGCCCGAGCTGCTGGCCAGCCTGCTGCTGTACTGGCACAACCACCCGTCGCTCAGCTACCTGTTTTCGGGCATGTTCATCGGCCCGACGAGCCAGGCGCCGCGCGTCGACGAGGCCCGTAACGACCAGGTCTACGAGTTGGAGATCGCGCTCAAGGAGATCGCGAAGAACCGCGAGATCTACGGCCAGAACATGCCCGCCTGGCTGGTCGACCGCACGCTGCGCAACATCCTGGTCGACGTGACCGGCAACACGCACCGCAGCGAGTTCTGCATCGACAAGCTGTACTCGCCCGACTCCTCCACCGGCCGCCTCGGCCTGCTGGAACTGCGCGCCTTCGAGATGCCGCCGCATGCGCGCATGAGCATCGCGCAGCAACTGCTGCTGCGCGCCTTCATCGCGCGCTTCTGGGACGAGCCCTACCAGGCGCCGGCCACCCGCTGGGGCACCGAGCTGCACGACCGCTTCCTCCTGCCGACCTTCGTCAAGATGGACTTCGAGGACGTCATCAGCGAGATGCGCCAGGCCGGCTTCCCCTTCGACCCGAACTGGTTCGCGCCGCACCTCGAATTCCGCTTCCCGCTGGTCGGCCAGGTGCAGGCGATGGGCGTGGAGCTCTCGCTGCGCAATGCGCTCGAACCGTGGCACGTGATGGGCGAGGAAGGCTCGGCCGGCGGCACGGTGCGCTATGTCGATTCGTCGCTCGAACGCATCGAGGTGCGCGTGACCGGCCTCAACGAAAGCCGCCACGTCATCACGGTCAACGGCAAGGTGCTGCCGCTGCAGCCCACCGGCACCGTCGGCGAATTCGTCGCCGGCGTGCGCTACAAGGCCTGGAACCCGCCGTCGGCGCTGCACCCGAGCATCGGCGCGCACGCGCCGCTGACCTTCGACATCGTCGACACGTGGATGAAGCGCTCGCTGGGCGGCTGCCAGTACTTCGTCGCCCACCCGGGCGGGCGCAACTACGACACCTTCCCAGTCAACGCCTACGAGGCCGAGAGCCGGCGCATGGCGCGCTTCACCCGCATGGGCCACACGCCGGGGCTGATGAAGGTGCCGCCAGCGACGATCGAGCTGGCCGGCAGCCGCGAGTTCCCGTTCACGCTCGACCTGCGACGATGA
- a CDS encoding circularly permuted type 2 ATP-grasp protein translates to MEPLNDSLFGAQSLESPAALASALAPPAAPGHFDELRGAATPAAAPRQQPAPAGTPLHDAALPPPAAPESPGPATATPELTPPWARFFEHLGSGGFTDLPRRAINLERQIRDNGVTYNVYADADGPQRPWSLDLFPLIVSPESWTQIEAGVLQRVRVLDRVMADVYGPQQLLAEGLLPDALVRGHPGYLRPMHGVKPPGDTWLHIAAFDLARGPDGNWWVVSQRTQAPSGLGYLLENRLAVSRQFPQAFEELQVQRLAATYSAMMEGLQRMCPAGSPPHIALLTPGPYNETYFEHAYLARYLGITLVEGNDLTVRDQRVYLKTLQGLRPVHGLIKRLDDQFLDPLELRPDSTLGVPGLLQAIRAGNLLVANMPGSAFLESPALLGFLPALARRLIGEKLQLPALPTWWCGERAALESALPQLGDCAIKATYPGYDSHTSFEAVLGSRMSRRELDEWAGRIVRQGDEHTVQSYLPLSQMPTWAPNFGRGHIAPRAVMLRVFAVSDGPQSWRVLPGGLARLAGADAQIASMQRGGSSADVWVQTHGEVDRTTLLQPHATPASLARHRAPVTSRAAENMFWLGRYTERAENAVRLARLVLDRLGGEEPSSRPLLEWLHGLSTRNTLIAPEVPIGTKARRVFERALIADLGNVETGGSVGYNLRCVRQAAAAVRERLSQDHWNQIVRAEEEFLRRTAEQEGEERDGSFAAGAALHSLEAASAALSAMTGAQTDRMTRDDAWRLLSIGRHIERLAFLSSALAAGFKGGAVHEVNGFEAMVALFDSTITFHARYQQRRDVATLVDLLVLDGDNPRSLAWVTQTLRGRIARLAGSAPGKLTALSYELPDPAMWTLENLCEVDADGQYPALVQLFEFCETAAYHVSDAIGIRYFTLTSESLRSVGV, encoded by the coding sequence GTGGAACCGTTGAACGACTCCCTTTTCGGCGCGCAATCGCTCGAATCTCCCGCCGCGCTGGCCTCGGCGCTGGCGCCGCCGGCTGCGCCCGGCCATTTCGACGAACTCCGGGGGGCCGCCACCCCGGCGGCTGCGCCCCGCCAGCAGCCCGCGCCGGCCGGTACGCCCCTGCACGACGCCGCGCTGCCGCCACCCGCCGCCCCCGAATCGCCCGGCCCGGCAACGGCCACCCCCGAACTGACGCCGCCCTGGGCGCGCTTCTTCGAACACCTGGGCAGCGGCGGCTTCACCGACCTCCCGCGGCGCGCCATCAACCTGGAGCGGCAGATCCGCGACAACGGCGTCACCTACAACGTCTATGCCGATGCCGATGGTCCGCAGCGGCCGTGGTCGCTCGACCTGTTCCCCCTGATCGTCTCGCCCGAGAGCTGGACGCAGATCGAGGCCGGCGTGCTCCAGCGCGTGCGCGTGCTCGACCGGGTGATGGCCGACGTCTACGGCCCGCAGCAGCTGCTGGCCGAAGGCCTGCTGCCCGACGCGCTGGTGCGCGGGCATCCCGGCTACCTGCGCCCGATGCATGGCGTGAAGCCGCCCGGCGACACCTGGCTGCACATCGCCGCCTTCGACCTGGCGCGCGGCCCCGACGGCAACTGGTGGGTGGTGTCGCAGCGCACGCAGGCTCCCTCGGGCCTGGGCTACCTGCTGGAAAACCGGCTGGCGGTGTCGCGCCAGTTCCCGCAGGCCTTCGAGGAGTTGCAGGTGCAGCGCCTGGCCGCCACCTACAGCGCCATGATGGAAGGCCTGCAGCGCATGTGCCCGGCCGGTTCGCCACCGCACATCGCCCTGCTCACCCCCGGCCCCTACAACGAGACCTACTTCGAGCACGCCTACCTGGCGCGCTACCTGGGCATCACGCTGGTCGAGGGCAACGACCTCACGGTGCGCGACCAGCGCGTCTACCTCAAGACGCTGCAGGGCCTGCGGCCGGTGCACGGGCTCATCAAGCGCCTGGACGACCAGTTCCTCGACCCGCTCGAGCTGCGGCCCGATTCCACGCTGGGCGTGCCCGGCCTGCTGCAGGCCATTCGCGCCGGCAACCTGCTGGTCGCCAACATGCCGGGCTCGGCCTTCCTCGAATCGCCGGCGCTGCTGGGCTTCCTGCCCGCGCTGGCGCGGCGCCTGATCGGCGAGAAGCTGCAGTTGCCCGCGCTGCCGACCTGGTGGTGCGGCGAGCGCGCGGCACTCGAGTCGGCCCTGCCACAACTGGGCGACTGCGCCATCAAGGCGACCTACCCCGGCTACGACTCGCACACCAGCTTCGAGGCCGTGCTGGGCAGCCGCATGAGCCGCCGCGAACTCGACGAATGGGCCGGCCGCATCGTGCGGCAGGGCGACGAGCACACGGTGCAGAGCTACCTGCCGCTGTCGCAGATGCCGACCTGGGCGCCGAACTTCGGCCGCGGCCACATCGCACCGCGCGCCGTGATGCTGCGCGTGTTCGCGGTGAGCGACGGCCCGCAGTCGTGGCGCGTGCTGCCCGGCGGGCTGGCGCGGCTGGCCGGTGCCGACGCGCAGATCGCCTCGATGCAGCGCGGCGGCAGCAGCGCCGACGTCTGGGTGCAGACGCACGGCGAGGTCGACCGCACCACCCTGCTGCAGCCGCATGCCACACCGGCCTCGCTGGCACGGCACCGGGCCCCGGTGACCAGCCGTGCGGCCGAGAACATGTTCTGGCTGGGCCGCTACACCGAGCGCGCCGAGAACGCCGTGCGCCTGGCGCGCCTGGTGCTCGACCGGCTCGGAGGCGAGGAGCCCTCGTCGCGCCCGCTGCTCGAGTGGCTGCACGGGCTGTCCACGCGCAACACGCTGATCGCGCCCGAGGTGCCGATCGGCACCAAGGCCCGTCGTGTGTTCGAGCGCGCACTGATCGCCGACCTCGGCAACGTCGAGACCGGGGGCAGCGTCGGCTACAACCTGCGCTGCGTGCGGCAGGCCGCCGCCGCGGTGCGCGAGCGCCTGTCGCAGGACCACTGGAACCAGATCGTGCGCGCCGAGGAGGAATTCCTGCGCCGCACGGCCGAGCAGGAGGGCGAGGAGCGCGATGGCAGCTTCGCGGCCGGCGCCGCGCTGCACTCGCTCGAAGCCGCCAGCGCCGCACTGTCGGCCATGACCGGCGCCCAGACCGATCGCATGACGCGCGACGACGCGTGGCGGCTGCTGTCCATCGGCCGCCACATCGAGCGCCTGGCCTTCCTCTCGAGCGCGCTGGCCGCGGGATTCAAGGGCGGCGCGGTGCACGAGGTCAACGGCTTCGAGGCGATGGTCGCGCTGTTCGACAGCACCATCACCTTCCATGCGCGCTACCAGCAGCGCCGCGACGTTGCCACGCTGGTCGACCTGCTGGTGCTCGACGGCGACAACCCGCGCTCCCTGGCCTGGGTCACGCAGACCCTGCGCGGGCGCATCGCCCGGCTCGCGGGCAGCGCCCCGGGCAAGCTCACCGCGCTGTCGTACGAACTGCCCGACCCGGCGATGTGGACGCTGGAGAACCTCTGCGAGGTCGACGCCGACGGCCAGTACCCGGCGCTGGTCCAGCTCTTCGAATTCTGCGAGACCGCCGCCTACCACGTGTCCGACGCGATCGGCATCCGCTACTTCACGCTCACCTCCGAGTCGCTGCGCTCGGTAGGCGTCTGA
- a CDS encoding transglutaminase family protein produces MLLHVTHETRYDYAPPVETAQHLAHLKPRETPSQRLVSHALSITPAPAQQNESPDLYGNTRAFFALESTHEELVVTAESVVETSTPVLAASIARELPWEEVRERFRYRKGSRFDAASDFVFPSRYVPRHDDFATYARPSFAPGRPTFDVATDLMQRMYRDFDYDAGSTEISTPAVEALAQRKGVCQDFAHILIACFRTMGLPARYVSGYLLTQPPPGQPRLVGADASHAWVSVYLPGADGPGDWADFDPTNGRQPGEDYVTLAIGRDYADVSPMRGVLHGGARHTLDVGVTVRPLEELRAEAAAAALAAGSSQTQAQSQSQSQSSS; encoded by the coding sequence ATGCTGCTGCACGTCACCCACGAAACACGCTACGACTACGCGCCGCCGGTCGAGACGGCGCAGCACCTGGCGCACCTCAAGCCGCGCGAGACGCCGTCGCAGCGGCTGGTGAGCCATGCGCTGTCGATCACGCCCGCGCCGGCGCAGCAGAACGAATCGCCCGACCTGTACGGCAACACCCGCGCCTTCTTCGCGCTCGAATCGACGCACGAGGAACTGGTGGTCACGGCCGAGAGCGTGGTCGAGACCTCCACGCCCGTGCTGGCCGCCAGCATCGCGCGCGAGCTGCCCTGGGAAGAGGTGCGCGAGCGCTTCCGCTACCGCAAGGGCTCGCGCTTCGATGCCGCGTCCGACTTCGTCTTCCCGTCGCGCTACGTGCCGCGCCACGACGACTTCGCCACCTATGCGCGGCCCAGCTTCGCGCCCGGCCGGCCGACCTTCGACGTCGCCACCGACCTCATGCAACGCATGTACCGCGACTTCGACTACGACGCGGGCAGCACCGAGATCAGCACCCCGGCCGTCGAGGCGCTGGCGCAGCGCAAGGGCGTGTGCCAGGACTTCGCGCACATCCTCATCGCCTGCTTCCGCACCATGGGCCTGCCGGCGCGCTACGTCAGCGGCTACCTGCTGACGCAGCCGCCCCCCGGCCAGCCACGGCTGGTGGGCGCCGATGCCTCGCATGCATGGGTGTCGGTCTACCTGCCCGGCGCCGACGGCCCCGGCGACTGGGCCGACTTCGACCCGACCAACGGCCGCCAGCCCGGCGAGGACTACGTGACCCTCGCCATCGGGCGCGACTACGCCGACGTGTCGCCGATGCGCGGCGTGCTGCATGGCGGCGCGCGCCACACGCTGGACGTCGGCGTCACCGTGCGGCCGCTCGAGGAACTGCGGGCTGAGGCGGCCGCTGCGGCACTCGCCGCCGGCAGCTCGCAAACTCAAGCGCAGTCGCAAAGCCAGTCGCAATCGTCATCCTGA
- a CDS encoding RidA family protein codes for MSVYDKLTQLGIELPPVSVPAAAYVPFAKTGNLVFLSGHVAKKDGKPWVGKLGENITTEEGKLAARAVAVDLLGTLHAATGDLNKITRIVKVMSLVNSTLAFTEQHLVTNGASELLAEVFGTDKGAHARSAFGVAQIPMGCCVEIELIAEVA; via the coding sequence ATGAGCGTTTACGACAAACTCACCCAACTCGGCATCGAACTGCCACCCGTCTCGGTGCCCGCCGCGGCCTATGTGCCCTTCGCCAAGACCGGCAACCTGGTCTTCCTGTCGGGCCACGTCGCGAAGAAGGACGGCAAGCCCTGGGTCGGCAAGCTGGGCGAGAACATCACGACCGAAGAAGGCAAGCTGGCCGCCCGCGCCGTCGCCGTCGACCTGCTCGGCACGCTGCACGCGGCCACCGGCGACCTGAACAAGATCACCCGCATCGTCAAGGTAATGAGCCTGGTCAACTCGACCCTCGCCTTCACCGAACAGCACCTGGTGACCAACGGCGCGAGCGAGCTGCTGGCCGAAGTGTTCGGCACCGACAAGGGTGCGCACGCGCGCAGCGCCTTCGGCGTGGCGCAGATCCCGATGGGGTGCTGCGTCGAGATCGAGTTGATCGCCGAAGTGGCCTGA